A section of the bacterium SCSIO 12696 genome encodes:
- the ribD gene encoding bifunctional diaminohydroxyphosphoribosylaminopyrimidine deaminase/5-amino-6-(5-phosphoribosylamino)uracil reductase RibD: MAQAIQLARRGLYTTSPNPRVGCLIEQDGELIGEGWHQWAGQGHAEVNALADAAGNSAAVNGATVYVTLEPCSHSGRTAPCADALIDAQVARVVYGMEDPNPSVAGRGLQRLRDAGIDVVGPLLEQQAQQLNPGFCKRMSQQLPWVTVKMASSLDGRTAMASGESQWITGAAARADVQKLRARSCAVVTGIGTVLHDDPQMTVRAVELGAQCHGQPLIRQPLKVVVDSQGQLPGAANIRQQPGELLAVTAGPQVDGVETRVMLGANGQVDLLALLQELAKRQCNEVLVEAGAELAGAFVAAGLVDQLVVYQAPCLLGSGARPLLSLPIEKMDQQHKLDIQDVRMIGEDMRITALLRR, translated from the coding sequence ATGGCCCAGGCCATACAATTGGCGCGGCGAGGTCTTTACACCACGTCCCCTAATCCTCGTGTCGGCTGCCTGATCGAACAGGACGGTGAGCTGATTGGGGAGGGCTGGCACCAATGGGCGGGGCAAGGTCACGCCGAAGTGAATGCGCTGGCAGATGCCGCTGGCAATAGCGCTGCCGTCAACGGCGCGACCGTGTATGTCACCTTGGAGCCCTGCAGTCACAGTGGGCGCACAGCCCCCTGTGCCGACGCGCTGATTGATGCCCAGGTGGCCAGGGTGGTTTACGGCATGGAAGACCCTAACCCCAGTGTGGCTGGGCGAGGGTTGCAGCGGTTGCGGGACGCGGGGATTGATGTTGTCGGGCCGCTTTTGGAGCAGCAGGCGCAGCAACTCAACCCGGGTTTTTGCAAACGCATGAGTCAGCAGTTGCCATGGGTCACCGTGAAAATGGCGTCCAGTCTCGATGGCCGTACCGCCATGGCCAGTGGTGAGAGCCAGTGGATTACCGGTGCAGCAGCCAGGGCGGACGTGCAAAAGCTGCGTGCCCGCAGCTGTGCTGTTGTGACCGGTATCGGCACCGTGCTGCATGATGATCCGCAAATGACCGTAAGGGCAGTGGAACTGGGTGCACAATGCCATGGCCAGCCGCTGATTCGCCAGCCACTAAAAGTTGTGGTCGATAGCCAGGGGCAGCTTCCTGGTGCTGCGAATATTCGCCAACAACCGGGTGAATTATTGGCAGTCACCGCGGGCCCTCAGGTCGATGGTGTAGAAACACGGGTAATGCTCGGTGCCAATGGCCAGGTGGATTTGTTGGCATTATTGCAGGAGCTGGCCAAACGGCAATGCAATGAGGTGCTGGTCGAAGCCGGTGCCGAGCTGGCAGGGGCATTTGTGGCGGCAGGTTTGGTGGACCAGTTGGTGGTTTATCAAGCCCCTTGTTTGCTGGGCAGTGGTGCTCGGCCGTTACTGAGTTTGCCGATTGAAAAGATGGATCAACAGCACAAGCTGGATATTCAGGATGTTCGTATGATTGGCGAAG
- the nrdR gene encoding transcriptional regulator NrdR, translating to MHCPFCGKDETKVIDSRLVAEGGQVRRRRECLSCKERFTTYELAELLMPRVIKSDNSREPFNDDKLRAGLLRALEKRPVSMEQIEAAISHIKHALQAAGEREVPSRVVGEHVMEQLRQLDEVAYVRFASVYRSFQDLNEFRAELDKLEGSDRS from the coding sequence ATGCACTGTCCTTTTTGCGGCAAAGACGAAACCAAGGTGATTGATTCACGCCTGGTGGCTGAAGGCGGCCAGGTGCGTCGTCGCCGTGAATGTCTCTCCTGCAAAGAGCGCTTTACCACCTACGAGCTGGCGGAATTGCTGATGCCCCGGGTGATTAAAAGTGACAACAGCCGGGAGCCCTTTAATGATGACAAGCTCAGGGCTGGCCTGTTGCGCGCACTGGAAAAACGGCCGGTGAGCATGGAGCAAATCGAAGCCGCCATTTCCCACATCAAGCACGCATTGCAGGCCGCTGGCGAACGGGAGGTACCCAGCCGTGTGGTGGGCGAACACGTGATGGAGCAATTGCGTCAGCTGGATGAAGTCGCCTATGTGCGCTTTGCCTCGGTGTACCGCAGCTTTCAGGACCTCAACGAGTTTCGCGCCGAGCTGGACAAGCTGGAAGGTAGTGACCGCTCCTGA
- a CDS encoding serine hydroxymethyltransferase: MFDNDLTLAQFDPEVFAAIEKEEVRQEEHIELIASENYTSPAVMAAQGTKLTNKYAEGYPHKRYYGGCDYVDITEDLAIQRVKELYGAEFANVQPHSGSQANSAVYQALCVPGDTVLGMSLAEGGHLTHGAKPNFSGKMYNAVQYGLVAETGELDYDQVEALALEHKPKMIVAGFSAYSRVVDWARFREIANKVGAYLLVDMAHVAGLVAAGVYPSPMPYADVVTSTTHKTLRGPRGGIILSNSEDVAKKINSAVFPGGQGGPLCHVIAAKAVAFKEALSDDFKVYQQQVVDNARVMAKVFLARGIDIISGGTDNHLLLVSLIGKEYTGKDAEEALGAAFITVNKNAVPNDPRSPFITSGLRVGTPAITTRGFGEAETEKMTNWICDILESLENGTSEQVVPQVKQQVLALCADFPVYGK, encoded by the coding sequence ATGTTCGACAATGATTTGACCCTCGCCCAATTTGACCCAGAAGTGTTCGCTGCCATCGAAAAAGAAGAGGTGCGCCAGGAAGAACACATCGAGTTGATTGCCTCGGAAAACTACACCAGCCCGGCGGTTATGGCTGCTCAGGGCACCAAGCTGACCAACAAATACGCTGAGGGTTACCCTCACAAGCGCTATTACGGTGGCTGCGATTACGTGGATATCACCGAAGATCTGGCCATTCAGCGGGTGAAAGAACTCTACGGTGCGGAATTTGCCAACGTACAACCGCACTCCGGCTCCCAGGCCAACTCAGCGGTTTACCAGGCACTGTGTGTACCCGGTGATACCGTTCTGGGTATGAGCCTGGCAGAAGGCGGCCACTTGACCCACGGTGCCAAGCCCAATTTCTCCGGCAAAATGTACAACGCGGTACAGTATGGTCTGGTAGCGGAAACCGGTGAGCTGGACTACGACCAGGTAGAAGCCTTGGCGCTGGAGCACAAACCCAAGATGATTGTGGCGGGCTTTTCCGCTTACTCCCGTGTCGTGGATTGGGCGCGTTTCCGGGAAATCGCCAACAAAGTGGGCGCTTACCTGTTGGTAGACATGGCTCATGTTGCTGGTCTGGTTGCGGCGGGTGTTTACCCCAGCCCCATGCCTTACGCGGATGTGGTCACCTCCACCACTCACAAAACCCTGCGTGGGCCTCGCGGTGGCATTATCCTCAGCAACAGCGAAGACGTAGCCAAGAAAATCAATTCAGCGGTATTCCCCGGCGGCCAGGGTGGCCCGTTGTGTCATGTGATTGCTGCAAAAGCGGTGGCCTTTAAAGAAGCACTGTCTGACGACTTTAAGGTTTATCAGCAACAAGTGGTGGATAACGCTCGGGTGATGGCCAAGGTATTCTTGGCTCGCGGTATCGACATTATCTCCGGTGGTACCGACAACCACCTGCTGTTGGTGAGCCTGATCGGCAAAGAGTACACCGGTAAGGACGCAGAGGAAGCACTGGGTGCCGCCTTTATCACCGTGAACAAAAATGCGGTTCCCAATGACCCCCGTTCTCCTTTTATTACCTCTGGCCTGCGTGTTGGCACTCCGGCAATTACCACTCGCGGTTTTGGCGAAGCGGAAACCGAGAAAATGACCAACTGGATCTGCGACATTCTCGAGTCCCTGGAAAACGGCACCTCCGAGCAGGTGGTTCCCCAGGTGAAGCAGCAAGTATTGGCGTTGTGCGCGGACTTCCCGGTATACGGTAAATAA
- a CDS encoding DUF3179 domain-containing protein produces the protein MKVIVFAAALWAATSTWAQQAPPPNPNQQLPTILTDTFQYDFGTPSIIDIRELVAGCPKRDCLPSIDTPKFDNTLNTDYLDDDDLLLVVTHNRMTHAYPHKILEGRQVVNDRFGRTPIVASYCPLCASGVAFIAEVGGLVSEFGVSGLLHNSDLVLYDRRTRHLWGQITGEAITGPKSGERLQRVPTQTLRWQDVKARYPRARVLQPDSRDRTHLQRSNGRSHYDNYANTNLLYFPVSLKDARRNPKQLVYGVEIDGKSFAVTDRYLQHKPNFDRAVGGYVVRFKRDDDGFVSAINQDTQQPVAITRLYWFAWYAFHPRTELLE, from the coding sequence ATGAAAGTCATTGTTTTTGCGGCGGCGTTGTGGGCCGCCACATCCACCTGGGCACAGCAAGCACCCCCACCCAACCCCAACCAGCAGCTGCCGACCATCCTTACCGATACCTTCCAGTACGACTTTGGCACTCCCAGTATTATTGATATTCGTGAGCTGGTGGCCGGCTGCCCCAAGCGCGACTGCCTGCCCTCCATCGACACCCCCAAGTTCGACAACACCCTGAACACCGATTACCTGGATGACGATGACCTGCTGCTGGTAGTCACCCACAACCGAATGACTCACGCCTACCCCCATAAAATTCTTGAAGGACGCCAGGTGGTCAATGACCGCTTTGGGCGCACCCCCATCGTTGCCAGTTACTGCCCACTGTGCGCATCCGGGGTGGCATTTATTGCAGAAGTGGGTGGACTGGTGAGCGAGTTTGGCGTATCCGGTTTGCTTCACAACAGCGATCTGGTGCTTTACGACCGGCGCACCAGGCACCTGTGGGGGCAAATTACCGGGGAAGCCATCACCGGCCCCAAATCCGGTGAGCGCTTGCAGCGGGTACCCACCCAAACCCTGCGCTGGCAAGATGTGAAAGCACGCTACCCCCGAGCCCGTGTGTTGCAGCCAGACAGCCGCGACCGTACCCATTTGCAGCGCAGTAATGGTCGCTCCCATTACGACAATTACGCCAACACCAATCTACTCTATTTTCCCGTCAGCCTGAAAGACGCTCGCCGTAACCCCAAACAACTGGTTTACGGGGTGGAAATTGACGGTAAGTCCTTCGCCGTTACTGATCGCTACCTGCAGCACAAACCCAATTTCGATCGCGCAGTCGGTGGCTATGTAGTGCGCTTCAAGCGGGACGATGACGGTTTTGTCAGCGCCATCAACCAGGATACCCAGCAGCCAGTCGCCATTACCCGACTCTACTGGTTCGCGTGGTACGCATTTCACCCGCGTACAGAATTGCTGGAATAG
- a CDS encoding nucleoid-associated protein: MAISHAIAHRLERTPGSNARCQQRSDELPLDGKLEELLRELKRTYCNRAGKTWGLFSADIGNFPFSGLLKNYCEGGLGFASFSHQAAKQFASQLDSCDAGVDAHLLMCHENLADADYLYLFMVDHDEVLYIDNELSIQSTWNIGSLMLGARVNLEEWQNGGSNYLSLLRLRGDKPLTDAFFNTLGFDDPQIDLYADTGQFLDAVDSYSKTLPDEQAQETRHKVVDYCIEQDRNAEPVVFDKLSRELNEDKPREFADYLEKRYEEQKGFEERAKEQAPKKELIPHRGRLKQYIRLSGRDPEMSISFNADCIGNSVEYDHENDVLTLKKLPKALRSKLLEHLRSEGRPSP; the protein is encoded by the coding sequence ATGGCCATATCCCACGCTATTGCCCACCGCCTTGAGCGCACCCCGGGTAGCAACGCGCGCTGCCAACAGCGCAGCGATGAGCTGCCACTGGACGGTAAACTGGAAGAGTTGCTGCGAGAGTTAAAGCGCACCTACTGCAATCGTGCGGGAAAAACCTGGGGCCTGTTCAGCGCAGATATCGGCAATTTTCCCTTCTCCGGCCTGTTAAAAAACTATTGTGAAGGTGGCCTGGGTTTTGCCAGTTTCTCCCACCAAGCGGCAAAACAGTTTGCCAGCCAGCTGGACAGCTGCGACGCCGGCGTCGACGCCCATTTGCTGATGTGCCATGAAAATCTGGCGGATGCAGACTACCTGTACCTGTTTATGGTCGATCACGACGAAGTGCTGTATATCGACAATGAGCTATCCATACAGAGCACCTGGAACATTGGCAGCTTGATGTTAGGGGCGCGCGTTAATCTGGAAGAGTGGCAAAACGGCGGCAGCAATTACCTGTCGCTGCTGAGGTTGCGTGGCGACAAGCCGCTGACCGATGCGTTTTTCAACACCCTCGGTTTTGACGACCCACAGATCGACCTCTACGCGGATACCGGGCAATTCCTCGATGCGGTGGACAGCTACAGCAAAACCCTGCCCGACGAACAGGCTCAGGAAACCCGCCACAAGGTTGTGGATTACTGCATTGAGCAAGACCGCAACGCCGAGCCCGTGGTGTTTGACAAACTGTCCCGCGAGCTCAATGAAGACAAGCCAAGGGAGTTCGCCGACTACCTGGAAAAGCGCTATGAAGAACAAAAAGGTTTCGAAGAGCGAGCCAAAGAGCAAGCACCCAAAAAAGAACTGATCCCCCACCGGGGCCGTTTAAAACAGTACATCCGCCTCAGCGGCCGCGACCCGGAAATGAGCATCAGCTTTAACGCCGACTGCATTGGCAACAGCGTAGAATACGACCACGAAAACGACGTACTGACCCTGAAGAAGCTCCCTAAAGCACTGCGCTCAAAGTTGCTGGAGCACTTGCGCAGCGAGGGCCGCCCATCGCCGTAA
- a CDS encoding carbon-nitrogen hydrolase family protein produces the protein MTQSNELTVALGQIAPVWLDRDRTIDKILAAISEAADKGAQLIAFGEALLPGYPFWLERTGGAEFNSARQKHIHAHYLRQAVDIDAGHLEPVCTLAQQKSIAVVLGVAERPRDRGSHSLYCSLVYIDSNGTVKNVHRKLMPTYEERLTWSPGDGHGLQTYPLGPFTLGALNCWENWMPLPRASLYAQGENLHVAIWPGGDHNTRDITRFIAQEGRSFVLSASSLMRLQDLPEETPYRDEIAGSDTQLLANGGSCLAAPDGSWVIEPQVGGEGVYLATIDHNRVLEERQNFDPAGHYSRPDVTQLTVNRQRQGTVTFEDT, from the coding sequence GTGACCCAAAGCAATGAACTGACCGTGGCACTGGGGCAAATTGCCCCTGTATGGCTCGATCGCGATAGGACCATCGACAAGATTCTGGCTGCCATCAGCGAAGCCGCTGACAAAGGTGCTCAGCTCATTGCCTTTGGCGAAGCGTTGCTACCTGGTTACCCATTTTGGCTGGAGCGAACCGGCGGGGCGGAGTTCAATTCAGCCAGACAAAAGCACATTCACGCCCACTACCTGCGTCAGGCGGTGGATATCGACGCAGGGCACCTTGAACCAGTTTGCACACTGGCCCAACAAAAAAGCATCGCCGTAGTGCTGGGGGTGGCCGAACGCCCAAGGGATCGTGGTAGCCACAGCCTTTATTGCTCACTGGTATACATCGATTCGAATGGAACGGTAAAGAATGTTCACCGCAAACTGATGCCTACCTACGAGGAACGCCTGACATGGTCGCCCGGAGATGGGCACGGCCTGCAAACCTATCCACTGGGGCCATTTACTCTGGGTGCGCTGAATTGCTGGGAAAACTGGATGCCACTGCCGCGGGCGTCGCTCTACGCGCAGGGCGAAAATCTGCATGTGGCCATATGGCCCGGCGGGGATCACAACACCCGAGACATCACCCGGTTTATTGCCCAGGAGGGGCGTTCATTTGTACTCTCTGCCTCCAGCTTGATGCGGCTTCAGGATTTACCGGAAGAAACACCCTACCGTGACGAGATTGCCGGTAGCGACACCCAGTTACTAGCCAATGGCGGATCCTGCCTCGCAGCTCCGGATGGCAGCTGGGTGATCGAACCACAAGTGGGCGGCGAAGGGGTATACCTGGCGACTATCGATCACAACCGGGTACTGGAAGAACGGCAGAACTTTGATCCAGCGGGACACTACTCACGGCCCGACGTTACTCAGCTAACGGTGAATCGCCAGCGACAGGGCACAGTTACTTTTGAAGATACTTAG
- a CDS encoding L-serine ammonia-lyase, producing the protein MATSVFDIFKIGIGPSSSHTVGPMRAAAIFASGLAKKGLLDQVSRVQAELYGSLGATGKGHGSHKAVILGLQGESPESVNVDAIANRVAEVKEQQCINLLGQKSVPFTEDTDLILHRRKSLPYHANGMSFTAYDNHQQVLETRIYYSVGGGFVVDETAAGEGRIIEDNTALPYPFTTAAELLQLTSDTGFSISKLMLENEQSWRSETQIHAELMQIWQVMDGCIERGFRTEGILPGGLKVKRRAPLLHRQLTGQSSTMNTDAMVTMDWVSLFALAVNEENAGGGRVVTAPTNGAAGIIPAVLRYFLQFCGTGNDDMVVKFLLTAAAIGILYKENASISGAEVGCQGEVGSACSMAAGALTEVLGGTPEQVENAAEIAMEHNLGLTCDPIGGLVQVPCIERNAMAAIKAISASRMALRGDGKHFVSLDKVIKTMRDTGRDMQDKYKETARGGLAVNVIEVPVNIIEC; encoded by the coding sequence ATGGCGACCAGCGTATTTGATATTTTCAAAATTGGCATCGGCCCCTCCAGCTCTCATACCGTGGGCCCGATGAGGGCGGCTGCCATTTTCGCCTCGGGTTTGGCGAAAAAGGGTTTGCTGGATCAGGTGAGTCGGGTACAAGCAGAGCTCTATGGGTCGCTTGGTGCCACTGGCAAAGGGCACGGTTCCCACAAAGCGGTGATTCTCGGTTTACAGGGCGAGAGCCCTGAATCCGTAAATGTGGATGCCATTGCCAACCGTGTTGCTGAAGTAAAGGAGCAACAGTGTATTAACCTGTTGGGCCAAAAATCGGTGCCTTTCACAGAAGACACTGACCTGATACTCCACCGCCGCAAATCCCTTCCCTACCACGCCAATGGCATGTCGTTTACGGCCTATGATAACCACCAGCAAGTGCTGGAGACGCGGATTTATTACTCCGTTGGTGGCGGCTTTGTGGTGGATGAAACGGCGGCGGGCGAAGGTCGCATTATTGAAGATAACACTGCGCTGCCTTACCCCTTCACTACTGCGGCAGAACTGCTGCAACTGACTTCGGATACTGGCTTCTCCATCAGTAAATTGATGTTGGAAAATGAGCAATCCTGGCGCAGTGAAACACAAATACACGCTGAGCTGATGCAAATATGGCAGGTGATGGATGGCTGTATTGAGCGTGGCTTCCGCACCGAAGGGATTCTGCCTGGTGGCTTGAAAGTAAAACGTCGAGCGCCCCTGTTACACCGCCAACTTACTGGCCAAAGCAGCACTATGAATACCGATGCCATGGTCACCATGGACTGGGTCAGTCTGTTTGCGCTGGCGGTGAATGAAGAAAATGCCGGTGGCGGTCGGGTAGTAACGGCTCCCACCAACGGTGCTGCGGGCATTATTCCGGCGGTATTGCGCTACTTCCTGCAATTTTGTGGCACTGGCAATGACGATATGGTGGTTAAGTTCCTGCTGACCGCAGCGGCTATCGGTATTCTCTACAAGGAAAATGCTTCCATCAGTGGTGCCGAAGTCGGCTGCCAGGGTGAGGTGGGTTCAGCCTGTTCCATGGCTGCCGGTGCGCTCACCGAAGTATTGGGCGGCACACCAGAGCAAGTGGAAAACGCCGCTGAAATTGCCATGGAGCACAACCTCGGCCTCACCTGCGACCCCATTGGTGGTTTGGTTCAAGTGCCCTGTATTGAACGCAATGCCATGGCTGCCATTAAGGCCATTAGTGCGTCGCGTATGGCCCTGCGCGGTGATGGCAAGCACTTTGTGTCTTTGGATAAAGTGATCAAAACTATGCGCGACACCGGCCGTGATATGCAGGATAAATACAAAGAAACCGCCCGCGGTGGTCTGGCGGTGAATGTGATTGAAGTGCCGGTAAATATTATTGAGTGCTAA
- a CDS encoding chemotaxis protein CheW gives MNQLVNAPQQLASFVDSLLIPIVGTTLLLPVSAVSEVLDDIQLQTEDNLPGWLYGTAVWREHQLPVICYEALVGAEKPAIGEQSRLAVLKAADENSPFEFYGLVTQGYPRSARVTPTSDFRAQGNQSDESGVLMYATLDDQAVIMPDLADMERRLQQR, from the coding sequence ATGAATCAATTGGTAAATGCCCCTCAGCAACTGGCTTCGTTTGTGGACAGCCTGCTGATTCCCATTGTCGGCACCACCTTGCTGTTGCCTGTGTCTGCGGTGTCGGAAGTGCTGGACGATATTCAACTGCAAACCGAAGACAACCTGCCGGGCTGGCTTTACGGAACCGCCGTTTGGCGGGAACATCAGCTGCCGGTGATCTGCTATGAAGCTCTGGTTGGCGCTGAAAAACCTGCCATTGGCGAGCAAAGCCGCCTGGCGGTGCTGAAAGCGGCAGACGAGAATAGCCCATTCGAGTTTTATGGCCTGGTGACCCAGGGTTACCCGCGCAGTGCCCGGGTAACCCCCACCAGTGACTTTCGCGCTCAGGGGAATCAGTCGGATGAAAGCGGTGTGCTGATGTATGCGACCCTGGACGATCAAGCGGTAATCATGCCGGATTTGGCGGATATGGAGCGGCGCCTGCAACAGCGCTAG